One genomic window of Methanosalsum zhilinae DSM 4017 includes the following:
- a CDS encoding 2-isopropylmalate synthase, with translation MSQNRGIVFYDTEIHRNRRVSIFDTTLRDGEQTPGVSLTTHQKMDIAHQLDKLGVDAIESGFPISSKGDLESVRSIASAGLSTDVCGLARVLRKDIDACIDAGVDMIHTFVSTSDVQRIHTIKKSREEVLEMAGDAVSYIKDHGMKCMFSAMDATRTDMDYLLDIYRSVEDNGCDIINVPDTVGVMSPSRMYNLITQIDQEINIPIDVHCHNDFGLAVANSLMAFEAGASQIQVTVNGLGERAGNADLAETVMSLQSIYGAMTNIHTQHIIETSRMVERYTGIKISPTMPIVGENAFAHESGIHTHGVLEKSDTFEPGIMTPEMVGHTRRIVLGKHAGRHAIKKSLESAGLSPTDEQLTEIITRIKSIADKGKRITDADLNAVALAVMGKPAGEELIRLKELSVMTGNIITPTAVVKAVMDNEEMIISNTGVGPVDAALKAVEEMIGEHARVKIHDFRIEAISGGSDALAEVIIGVEDENGRIVTARSASADIVIASVDALITAINTMLRK, from the coding sequence ATATCACAGAACAGAGGGATCGTTTTTTACGACACTGAAATTCACAGGAACAGACGGGTAAGTATTTTTGATACCACCCTGAGAGACGGGGAACAGACCCCGGGTGTATCGCTTACCACACACCAGAAAATGGATATTGCGCATCAGCTGGACAAGCTGGGAGTGGACGCAATCGAATCCGGATTCCCCATATCCTCAAAGGGGGACCTGGAGTCTGTGCGCTCAATTGCTTCTGCTGGACTGTCAACAGATGTATGTGGACTTGCAAGAGTGCTGAGAAAGGACATTGATGCCTGTATTGATGCAGGTGTGGATATGATACATACTTTTGTATCAACCTCAGACGTACAGAGAATACATACAATCAAAAAGAGCAGAGAAGAAGTTCTTGAAATGGCAGGTGATGCTGTATCCTATATAAAGGATCATGGGATGAAATGTATGTTTTCCGCAATGGATGCAACCCGTACAGACATGGACTATCTTCTGGACATCTATCGTAGCGTGGAAGATAATGGGTGCGATATCATAAACGTTCCTGACACAGTTGGTGTGATGTCTCCTTCCAGAATGTACAATCTTATAACTCAGATTGACCAGGAAATCAACATACCAATCGATGTTCACTGCCACAATGATTTCGGACTGGCAGTTGCAAACAGCCTTATGGCATTTGAAGCAGGAGCATCCCAGATCCAGGTAACAGTCAACGGACTTGGAGAACGGGCAGGGAATGCAGATCTTGCAGAGACTGTAATGAGCCTGCAGTCAATCTATGGTGCCATGACAAATATTCATACACAGCATATAATTGAAACTTCAAGGATGGTTGAAAGGTACACAGGCATCAAAATATCACCAACAATGCCAATTGTTGGTGAAAATGCATTTGCCCATGAATCGGGAATACATACCCATGGAGTCCTTGAGAAATCGGATACCTTTGAACCGGGAATAATGACACCTGAAATGGTAGGCCATACCAGAAGGATCGTTCTTGGAAAGCATGCAGGAAGACATGCAATCAAAAAATCACTGGAATCTGCAGGACTCAGTCCAACAGATGAGCAGCTCACAGAGATCATAACCAGAATAAAGTCGATTGCGGATAAGGGTAAGAGAATCACAGATGCTGATCTTAATGCTGTGGCCCTGGCGGTCATGGGAAAACCTGCAGGAGAAGAACTGATCAGGCTGAAAGAGCTCTCAGTAATGACAGGAAACATCATTACTCCTACTGCAGTTGTAAAAGCCGTCATGGATAATGAGGAAATGATTATATCAAACACCGGTGTTGGCCCCGTGGATGCTGCCCTTAAAGCCGTTGAAGAGATGATAGGAGAGCATGCCAGGGTCAAAATTCATGACTTCAGGATAGAGGCCATTTCCGGGGGTTCGGATGCACTGGCAGAAGTTATCATCGGAGTAGAAGATGAGAACGGCAGAATCGTAACTGCCAGATCAGCCAGTGCCGATATCGTTATAGCATCTGTTGATGCACTGATAACAGCAATCAACACAATGCTTAGAAAATAA
- a CDS encoding RAD55 family ATPase, protein MEIRNQKKDAFLIPTGIHGLDVHLGGGVPPGSTILILAEPGAGSSTFAQQFSYGGLKNDDHVIYFTTDQPIEEIISEMDSFGMNTEELIDRLEFVDAYTPRFYNLLPRGLRAEMEAKDYLKRSVDILNLLKSTILEERQTKYRMVIDSMSYFLRSYEINEIVNMIEMMSSVSKINQSINLLTMKSGMHEILIENTMKHACDGVIEFRLNERGSEIERSMFIRKMRGMLIPNQILPYKVTNKGIEPETTKRVL, encoded by the coding sequence ATGGAAATAAGAAATCAAAAAAAAGATGCATTCCTGATCCCTACAGGAATCCATGGCCTGGATGTACATCTGGGTGGGGGGGTTCCACCTGGAAGTACAATACTAATTCTGGCCGAACCCGGAGCTGGCTCATCTACCTTTGCCCAGCAGTTTTCCTATGGCGGATTGAAGAACGATGATCATGTGATATATTTTACTACGGATCAGCCTATTGAAGAGATTATTTCTGAAATGGATTCTTTTGGAATGAATACAGAGGAACTGATAGATAGGCTTGAATTTGTAGATGCTTATACACCCAGATTTTATAATCTGCTTCCAAGAGGCTTACGTGCTGAAATGGAAGCAAAGGATTACCTTAAAAGAAGTGTTGATATACTGAACCTGCTAAAGTCCACAATACTTGAAGAAAGGCAGACCAAATACCGGATGGTTATTGACTCCATGTCCTACTTTCTGCGATCATATGAAATCAATGAGATTGTCAACATGATCGAAATGATGTCATCTGTGAGCAAGATCAACCAATCCATAAACCTTCTGACAATGAAAAGCGGGATGCATGAAATACTCATAGAAAACACAATGAAACATGCCTGTGATGGTGTTATTGAGTTTAGATTAAATGAGAGGGGTTCTGAAATTGAGCGTTCAATGTTTATTCGCAAAATGAGAGGAATGCTTATTCCAAACCAGATACTGCCTTATAAAGTTACAAATAAAGGCATTGAACCCGAAACTACAAAGCGTGTACTTTAA
- a CDS encoding PDDEXK family nuclease — translation MKQGIMEILKDIFASAGYRITDSCQYDLIAEKNDSKTYIKFTTRPEYDGIINFADQIQGQKGLLIVTDEVSDDMYHYALEHGIMIWDRNELAFQIGKAVLCDIEDKNADIDFVQEPVNGNISASTSTMQINASSGGSRSENAEIHIQKIPQKNNRMSQEGEQLVSDISTAYMNQKNTSESRENLKLRALSVNTSKEHALAVAKPHIGNIEKTVLKFVPFWKYTYMLSVEKRYKSKIIDISGDGDGCLNAINGNNEPLSVYQVNDQIPVPDTSYKLESPIIKQDEAYRQLIKMIIDEHTKDVRFDNTIGEAIISEHKRFRPGPDDIELNMEMIYVPIWEFKGRRNSIEINAYNGEVLNNPVGDDVEFM, via the coding sequence ATGAAACAGGGTATTATGGAAATTCTCAAAGATATATTTGCATCTGCAGGATACCGGATTACTGATTCCTGCCAGTATGACCTGATCGCAGAAAAAAATGATAGCAAAACCTATATCAAGTTCACAACCAGACCAGAATACGATGGGATAATAAATTTTGCAGATCAGATTCAGGGTCAGAAAGGCCTGCTTATAGTTACAGATGAAGTCAGTGATGATATGTATCACTATGCACTGGAACACGGAATAATGATCTGGGATCGTAATGAGCTGGCATTCCAGATAGGTAAGGCCGTTCTCTGTGACATTGAAGATAAAAATGCAGATATCGATTTTGTTCAGGAACCAGTTAATGGTAACATATCAGCTTCAACATCAACCATGCAGATAAATGCTAGCTCAGGTGGGTCCCGATCTGAAAATGCTGAAATTCATATTCAGAAAATCCCCCAGAAAAATAACAGAATGTCCCAGGAAGGTGAACAGCTGGTAAGTGATATATCAACTGCCTATATGAATCAGAAAAACACCTCAGAGTCCAGGGAAAACCTTAAGCTGAGGGCATTGTCAGTAAATACGTCAAAAGAGCATGCACTGGCTGTTGCAAAACCACATATCGGAAATATAGAAAAAACTGTTCTCAAGTTTGTTCCCTTCTGGAAATATACATACATGCTCAGTGTAGAAAAGAGATACAAATCAAAGATAATAGACATATCCGGTGATGGTGATGGATGCCTGAATGCGATCAATGGCAACAATGAACCATTATCCGTATACCAGGTCAATGACCAGATCCCGGTACCTGACACATCCTATAAACTGGAATCCCCAATCATTAAACAGGACGAAGCATACAGACAGCTCATCAAAATGATCATCGATGAACATACAAAGGATGTACGTTTTGATAATACGATTGGAGAAGCAATTATATCTGAACACAAACGATTCAGGCCTGGTCCTGATGACATTGAACTCAATATGGAGATGATATATGTACCTATATGGGAGTTTAAGGGAAGAAGAAACTCCATAGAGATCAATGCCTACAATGGTGAGGTGCTCAACAATCCTGTAGGGGATGATGTTGAGTTCATGTGA
- the hisI gene encoding phosphoribosyl-AMP cyclohydrolase, with the protein MTLKLDDIRYTDGLVQAVAQDINTGEVLMCAYMNKTALDKTIVSGYAHYWSRSRKSLWKKGESSGHLQKVHEILVDCDMDAILLKVEQVGGACHTGFRSCFYRTIDGEVVGEKVFEPEDVY; encoded by the coding sequence ATGACTTTAAAACTTGACGATATCAGGTATACAGACGGACTGGTTCAGGCCGTTGCACAGGATATAAACACCGGTGAAGTTTTGATGTGTGCCTATATGAACAAAACCGCCCTTGATAAAACTATTGTAAGCGGCTATGCACATTACTGGAGCAGAAGCAGAAAAAGTCTATGGAAAAAAGGCGAAAGTTCCGGCCATCTTCAGAAGGTCCATGAGATCCTTGTTGATTGTGACATGGATGCTATCCTCCTGAAGGTTGAACAGGTAGGGGGAGCATGCCATACGGGGTTTAGATCCTGTTTTTATAGGACAATCGATGGTGAGGTTGTCGGTGAAAAAGTGTTTGAGCCCGAGGATGTGTATTGA
- a CDS encoding rhomboid family intramembrane serine protease, whose amino-acid sequence MNLEIVGKQIKYESLLIDIFIFLVFIPAFLSIVFYSHLNERFVLYLADPTLFTLYFSNFAHSGFLHFFDNILAYVVIIPIIFLLRTNRKRFYVDMVLIFSLTPFMVSFFTVMFVPARTSLGFSGIVAALIAYYLFSVYEFTQKQLRVCLNYSVLILIFGFSFLFVLIQYALAGYAVIDYIILLSFLLLLLLPDSLKEMARAYRSMKKMSHQKKGKITVIMISVFMFVSYSLAIILFLILFPLELATPTGQTNILGHLIGYCAGLILPILYRRTTACEYQNY is encoded by the coding sequence TTGAATCTTGAAATTGTAGGAAAACAGATTAAATATGAATCTTTGTTGATAGATATTTTCATTTTTCTGGTGTTTATTCCTGCTTTCTTAAGTATTGTGTTCTATTCACACCTAAATGAGAGATTTGTTCTTTATCTGGCAGATCCCACATTATTTACTTTATATTTTTCAAATTTTGCTCACTCAGGCTTTTTACATTTTTTTGATAATATACTGGCGTACGTTGTAATAATTCCTATTATATTCTTACTTCGAACTAACAGAAAGAGATTTTACGTGGATATGGTGCTGATATTTTCCCTCACTCCTTTCATGGTATCTTTTTTTACTGTCATGTTCGTACCTGCCAGAACATCGCTTGGATTTTCCGGAATAGTTGCTGCCCTGATTGCATATTATCTTTTTTCAGTCTATGAGTTCACTCAGAAACAGCTAAGAGTATGCTTGAATTATTCTGTACTTATTTTGATATTTGGGTTCAGTTTTCTCTTTGTTTTGATACAGTACGCTCTTGCAGGATATGCTGTGATAGACTACATCATTCTGTTGAGTTTTCTTTTGCTTCTACTTTTGCCTGATTCTCTTAAGGAGATGGCCAGAGCTTACAGAAGTATGAAAAAAATGTCACATCAAAAAAAGGGAAAAATAACTGTTATTATGATCTCGGTGTTTATGTTTGTTTCATATTCACTTGCCATCATTTTGTTTTTGATACTGTTCCCACTTGAACTGGCAACTCCTACAGGACAAACCAATATACTGGGTCATCTTATTGGTTACTGTGCGGGACTGATTCTCCCGATACTCTATAGAAGAACAACTGCCTGTGAGTACCAGAACTATTGA
- a CDS encoding HesB/IscA family protein, whose product MIELTDNAATELKSIIDKEEKKDHALRIFVAGMGCSGIQYGLALDDDVKEEDVTVESKDIKIVMDSDIVGGLTEAKIDFIDTPQGKGFVIDNPKAASECGSGCQGCQ is encoded by the coding sequence ATGATAGAATTAACCGATAATGCGGCAACTGAACTTAAATCCATAATAGATAAAGAAGAAAAAAAGGATCATGCTCTGCGAATATTTGTTGCAGGTATGGGATGCAGCGGAATACAGTATGGCCTTGCCCTTGATGACGATGTCAAAGAAGAAGATGTAACTGTTGAAAGTAAAGATATTAAAATAGTTATGGATTCTGATATAGTCGGTGGACTTACAGAAGCAAAGATCGATTTTATCGATACTCCACAGGGAAAGGGTTTTGTGATTGATAATCCAAAAGCAGCCAGTGAATGTGGATCCGGATGCCAGGGTTGCCAGTGA
- a CDS encoding TatD family hydrolase has protein sequence MTYHIIDSHCHLDFPKFNRDREEIIQRALNANVECMINSGIDYRTNISTLRLADEFENIYPTLGLSPMVAARKDRYDIDAILSQIEENMDHAVGIGEAGLDYHHYTDSHLRQNQIDVFHRVVEIAETADIPLVVHARKGEEDVLNIVEGLRCVVFHCYSGSLETLDKIISAGHYISIPSLVCYSNHHREIAWNTPLDRMVLETDSPYLSPRKNKRNEPSHLVDSLPVISQLHDTDEKRVAHKTAKNAKQIFGI, from the coding sequence ATGACATATCATATAATTGATTCACACTGTCATCTGGACTTTCCTAAATTCAACCGGGACCGTGAAGAGATAATACAGAGAGCCTTGAATGCAAATGTCGAATGCATGATAAATTCCGGCATCGACTACAGGACAAATATCTCAACCCTCAGACTGGCAGATGAGTTTGAAAACATCTATCCAACCCTGGGTCTAAGCCCCATGGTAGCTGCCAGGAAAGATAGATACGATATTGATGCAATTCTGTCCCAGATTGAAGAAAATATGGACCATGCTGTAGGTATCGGAGAAGCAGGACTGGATTATCATCACTATACAGATTCCCACCTGCGTCAAAACCAGATAGATGTTTTTCACAGAGTGGTTGAGATCGCGGAAACTGCAGACATTCCCCTTGTAGTCCATGCAAGAAAAGGAGAGGAGGATGTCTTAAATATTGTTGAGGGACTAAGATGTGTTGTTTTTCACTGTTACAGCGGCTCTCTTGAAACCCTGGATAAAATCATCAGTGCAGGACATTATATTTCAATTCCAAGCCTGGTCTGTTATTCAAACCACCACAGAGAAATAGCCTGGAATACACCCCTTGACCGGATGGTATTAGAAACAGACAGTCCATATCTGTCACCCAGAAAAAACAAGCGAAACGAACCATCCCATCTAGTAGATTCACTACCTGTAATTTCACAGCTGCACGATACTGATGAGAAAAGAGTGGCACATAAAACAGCAAAGAATGCAAAACAGATATTTGGAATCTGA
- a CDS encoding nascent polypeptide-associated complex protein, with translation MIPGMGGRGMNPAKMKQMMKQMGINIEDVDDVEQVIIRTSEKDIIFNNAKVSIMTAQGVDTYQIVGTPEEVTRELEIPDDDIRLVVEQTGVSEEEAREALKNANGDLAEAIMTLSE, from the coding sequence ATGATTCCAGGCATGGGTGGTCGGGGAATGAACCCGGCCAAGATGAAGCAGATGATGAAGCAGATGGGAATCAATATTGAAGATGTAGATGATGTTGAACAGGTAATTATAAGAACATCAGAAAAAGATATAATCTTCAACAATGCAAAAGTTTCAATAATGACTGCTCAGGGTGTTGATACATATCAGATTGTTGGTACGCCAGAAGAAGTTACCAGAGAACTTGAAATCCCTGATGATGATATCAGACTGGTAGTTGAGCAGACAGGAGTCTCAGAAGAAGAAGCACGTGAAGCTCTTAAAAATGCCAATGGGGATCTGGCAGAGGCCATCATGACCTTATCAGAATAA